A genomic window from Diorhabda sublineata isolate icDioSubl1.1 chromosome 8, icDioSubl1.1, whole genome shotgun sequence includes:
- the LOC130447513 gene encoding beta-1,4-glucuronyltransferase 1-like: protein MIYPKVTPMKCLLTVILTSLTLAVFILSSNELSPSLLIVSRIFNPEIRVNYTPGDFVKYMYLEPANESYCNFNYKLLNDFTFDGEYIDYGPELGKNSPYRVIYNVISAKATTDIPKVTYATHVSADFMYYLPELVRYWDGFISVTAFVPDTDVALVLKQINQYCHCLPGMSRVSLHFAYSVTTVPLLRNIYFNKPVTCEVADSSKIETYRHTNDSVIYPINVCRNAARTASLTENVMVSDIQLMPSEGLARKFLDMIDQYKLYDCSRNVYVLPIFEVEANEEIPRRKSQLVELLRENKAVYFHKLICTHCQKFPGIETWLRTTPSDIVEPLVSARREVPYHRWEPIYIGTKAEPFYNEMLSWEGLQDKMLQMLEMCLMEYKFVILDGAFLVHWPGIKKKQNQQNEEQWREPFKKQNSNEYAKILMNLLSRYDAKSECKPY, encoded by the exons atgatttacCCAAAGGTGACTCCTATGAAATGTTTACTCACAGTTATTTTAACAAGTCTCACACTTGCTGTTTTTATTCTATCATCAAATGAGCTCTCTCCTAGTCTCCTGATagtttcgagaattttcaacCCAGAAATAAGAGTTAATTATACTccag GAGATTTCGTTAAGTATATGTATCTAGAACCTGCAAATGAAAGCTACtgtaatttcaattataaactCCTCAATGATTTCACTTTTGACGGAGAATACATAGATTATGGTCCGGAACTTGGAAAAAATAGTCCTTATAGAGttatttataatgttatttcGGCGAAAGCGACAACAGATATACCAAAAGTAACATACGCTACACACGTATCGGCagattttatgtattatttacCAGAGCTTGTTAG atacTGGGATGGTTTTATTAGCGTTACAGCATTTGTACCAGATACAGATGTGGCTTTagtattaaaacaaattaaccAATATTGTCATTGTCTTCCAGGAATGTCTAGAGTATCATTACATTTTGCATATAGTGTAACCACAGTACCTTTGCTGAGAAATATCTATTTTAATAAACCAGTTACCTGTGAAGTAGCTGATTCTTCAAAGATAGAAACATACAG acATACAAATGACTCAGTGATTTACCCAATAAACGTCTGTAGAAATGCAGCTAGAACAGCTTCGTTAACAGAGAATGTAATGGTGTCTGATATTCAACTAATGCCTAGTGAAg GTTTAGCGCGAAAATTTTTGGATATGATAGATCAGTACAAACTATATGACTGTTCTAGAAACGTCTATGTTCTTCCGATATTTGAAGTTGAAGCAAATGAAGAAATTCCGAGGAGGAAATCTCAATTAGTAGAATTGCTAAGAGAAAATAAAGCTGTTTACTTCCATAAATTAATATGTACCCATTGTCAAAAATTTCCTGGAATCGAAACTTGGTTGAGAACCACACCCAGCGATATCGTAGAA cCTCTGGTATCAGCTCGTAGAGAAGTGCCTTATCACAGGTGGGAGCCTATATATATTGGAACTAAAGCTGAACCCTTTTATAATGAAATGTTATCATGGGAAGGCTTGCAGGATAAAATGTTGCAG ATGTTAGAAATGTGCCTTATGGAATACAAATTTGTTATACTAGATGGAGCGTTTTTAGTTCATTGGCCCGGCATCAAAAAGAAACAGAATCAACAAAATGAAGAACAATGGAGAGAACccttcaaaaaacaaaattctaacGAATATGCAAAAATTCTCATGAATTTGTTAAGTCGATATGATGCTAAATCTGAATGCAAGCCATATTAG